Part of the Epinephelus fuscoguttatus linkage group LG24, E.fuscoguttatus.final_Chr_v1 genome, ACagatctctctcctcctccctgttcCTCATTGAGTTTCAGATCTGATGGCAAAACAGAGAACACCATAACaaacatgttaatgttatttaatCCCAACAGGAAGCCAACTGCTGCCAAGCCAATGGATCTGCAGACTGTTGCCTCAACACACAGGAAATCACTGAggaaccagagcatgtgagttcagttcattttctttttagtcGTTCTTGTGTTACTTTTTTCTTCCGTGTTGTGTGTCAGACATTTTGAGGTTTAGCTGGGTGAGATTTCATCTTTTATTTCACTTCACACACCATTCCTAATGTCACGCCATGGTGTATTTCATTTCTGTGCTTGTTTTCCACCTCTTCATGCTCCCGTAATGTGCCCCAGGGAAAGCCACAGTTGTTTGACAAGGAAGATTTTCTGCCACTGGACCCGACACAGGAGCTCATCTTCCCCCCTGAACTCATTGTAAGTCCCAAGATGTTGTTACATGCAGCAAGACGTTCCTGCACACTGTGTTAACTCACATacgtttttctttttacatttttcattgcTTATAACAtattatgcaaaaaaaaaaacctgtgctATATTTTGATCATACTCCTCTCGAGGCTAAAACCGATGAATTCTTGATGCTACAAAGTACTTTTAATTGTAATTGCATTATTAAAATGGCACTTCCTCCACAGCTGATGGCAGAAACAGCGAACCCACAAACGCTCACCTTTCATGGGGAGAGGATGAACTGGGTGTCCCCGGCCTCACTGGAGGAGCTGGTCCAGCTCAAGACCAGGAACCCTAAAGCTCCGCTGGTCATGGGAAACACCAACATAGGTCAGCTGTAAAGTTCATTCGCCCAGTTTCTGCTgctcttttcataaaactgaaaCATTGATTAGAGGTGGGAATTGCCAGAGGactcacgatacgatattatcacaatgTTGCGATATTATAGTATTGCGACataatatattgcaatttattaccttttttccaaCTGAAAATTATTTCCAAAAGaccaaaagttgtattaaaatgtgtatttgcaaaaattaagGATAATTAAAGGTTGATACTTTGCATCTGTGTGTCGATACAATATCGCCACGCAAAATATCGCAATACACTTGCACATGAACATGCACTTCCTTgtgttggacactagaggcatcatctgtATATTGATGGATCTACAGACATCAGCCACATACGTAAGTGGAAATGAGGCGTAAATCCCGTGTCCTCTGATGGTGTTTACCAGTGGCAGCATAAAAAGACTAAACAACAAAGGTCCAAGAATTGAACCCTGGGGAACCCCAGATTTTATAAATGCCCTGTAAATGTCTTTATATACTGGATCTTGTGTGGCATTGAGGTAgtagcccctttcacactgccagattttctgcgaatgttgggccattttgccagcaagctgcgagcgtttagacacacagagccggattggcgagttgatccgaggtgcccaattttcctcctcgtagggtagacatattggaggaatccttttagtttaaacagactgaggcgaccttctgcaacaggaggagctgttgaagacttgtgggaggagctgttgatgacgccccatgtgtgagccactggcggtggataaacaggaaactgctgatagcaggaattagcgagcagctagtagcaagagggaaacacaaacctgacagacactgtaaagatgagcaactggggagacaaggaattgcgcgccctccttgtcctcgcaaacgaagaggccattaaccgtcagatgacggggacggtgaagaacgggccgacttatgagagaatcgctgactgacaattcctatctaaaaagggctattgaTTGATGAACTTGTCCAACGTAAGGAGCAGTAAAGGAGGCAAAGAAGGGCTATGCACAAGCTTTTACTGGCGTTGTACCCTATATGATGTCACCTgacaaataaattgattgactgatatACTATTGCTTTAATTATCCCATTTTAATGATACTCAGGTCTTTCTGCTTTTTATTGAAGGTCCAGATATAAAGTTCAAAGGCATCCTGTATCCACTGATCATATCTCCAACCAGAGTCACGGAGCTGTTTGAGGTCACTCAGACACCACAGGGTGGGTAAACCCCCTCAGTAGTTTCCATTTTGATGTGATTTAATCCCACAGACAATCATTCTGCCTGCAAGTGCGAAAGATTTCTGCATTTGTCATCGACAGCCAGGGATTTTTAAACTCCTGTGCAACTTTTTAATATCTGTGACACGTACGAAAAGAAAGTACAACACCAAACGTGTAGCTTTGTTGGTTAACATACTGGCTTGTCTGCAGGTGTTTGGGTAGGAGCGGGCTGCACTCTTACAGAGGTTCGGTCTCATTTGGAGAACCTGGTTCCTCAGGTTACGGAAGAGAAGACTGAACTGTTCAGAGCTCTGATCCAACAGCTGGGGAACGTGGGAAGCCAGCAGATCCGTAACGTTGCTGTAAGCAGACTCCTTTCCAACTCTCCTACAGATGTTTGACTTAAGTTGTTTGAAATATTAGTCCATGGATTTACAAGAATCCAGATGAAATCCTACAGGAAGATTATGTTTATTCTTGCTTTTGCATGTTCAGTCTCTTGGGGGCAACATCATGAGTGCATACCCAAACTCAGACCTGAACCCTGTTTTGGCTGCTGGGAACTGCAAAGTGAACGTTGTTTCGAATGGTAAGTTGATTaggatattttaaaatgtggatTACAAACTCTGACATCTTATGGGGGTATCTCCGCTGTTGAAAATGTAGATTTATGTCAGACGTGTTTAGTCTTCCTCAGTTCTGATTAACAAACCATTCTGCCTGAATCCACCAGGAGGAAGACGAGAGGTTCCCCTGAATCAAGACTTCTTCGTGAGCTTTGGAAAAACCATCCTGAAGCCAGAGGAGATTGTTCTTTCTGTCTTCATTCCCTTCTCCAGAAAGGTACAAAGATTCTTTCTCAGATTGCTCCCctttacaatttattgttgAGGTTTCAAGCCTTAATGCTGCTCAACAAATGTAAGCCCAATTGGCAAGATGGGGGCGCTTTGATTAAGGTGTAAAAATGCAGTTTTGAAAAAGGCCACCCCCCTCACACCATGAGTCCCATTGACTTGAAATTCGACACACAGTGTTCTCTACAAAACAATTCAAGAACCATTGACGTCCGCCTGGCTAAAGCTCATAAAGCATAGGTCTGATTGTGACTAAATTTTCTGTGAATCATAATTGGACCAAGCTTATTAAAAGTTATCGAAAGCTTCTTGATATCTCATTGCATCTTAAAGATACTGCAAACAAGTGCATTGTCCTGGCTCCAATTTTGGCCATAAATCATCCGCAGTTTGTCCGAACGTCACCAAAGTAGGCATTCTGTCCTGTTTAGACCAGTTGATAAAATGGTGAAACATTTACTGTAATTACTTGATGACTACGCTGTCTGCTCTGCAGGGAGAGTTTGTTCGAGCTTTCCGCCAGGCTCCGAGGAAGGAGAGCTCCTTCTCCACAGTGACGACGGGGATGAGAGTGTTTTTCTCAGAGGGGTCCAGAGTGGTTCGGGACGTCAGTATTTACTATGGGGGAATGGGGCCGACCACCGTTAGTGCCACCAAAACCTGCGCAGCTATCACCACAAGGTCAGTTTAGTCTCATCAgtgttttagttttgctgtcCTTTAGATTAGAAGTGGATCAGCAGTATTTTCTTTCACGTAACTTTCTTTAGTTCCTTTATTCCATCTTTAATTTTTCATTCCTTGCTATTCATTTGCTCTCTGCTTCTTGTCTTTTATAATTTCCTAGCTACTGCCTTATTCCgtctttatgttttctttgtgtccatGTCCGTCCTTTTGTCCTATAaactttcctttcctctccaccttccttccttctctcaTTCCTTCCTGCCTTCCTTTTTATACTTCCACGCATTGACAGCTGAGGCCGGCAGCATAATGTTTCcgggttgtccgtctgtccatctcattctcgtcaACATGATAACTTAAGAATGCCTTGATGGAATTTCCTCACATTTGGTATAAATagccacttggactcaacaatgaactgattacattttagtGGTCAAtgacactgtgaccttgcatccttcTTATTCTCGTGAACGCAGTAGCTCAAGAACACCTGTagaaaatttcttcaaattaggCACAAACGTTCACGTGGAAACTGATTTTGGCGGTCAgtggtcaaagtcactgtgaccccatTCATCTTATTCTTGTGGATGCGATATCTTAAGAAGGCCGTGAAGGAATTTTCCTCAAATTAGCACAAAAGTTTACTTGGAGTCAAAAATGTACTAACTAGAAGTTGGTTgtcgaaggtcaaggtcagtgatacctcacaaaacatgttttggccttAACTCAAGACATCATTCTCTGGAATATAACATGTCAAGAGCGGCTGAAGGGAATttccacctggactcaacgatgaactgattacattttggttgtcaaaggtcactgtaaccatctgtctgtctcattctccaGAACCTAATATCTCatgaacaccttgagggaagttcctcagatttggcacaaatgtccacttggactcaaggatgaactggtgagaatttggtggtcagtgGTGAAGGTCACGCTGACCTTGTGTTCATCTTATTATTAGGAACGCAATATCTCAGGGACGCCTTAAGGTAATTAtctcaaatctggcacaaaagCCTGCTTTGACgcaacaattaactgattagattttggtggtcaaaggtcaaggtcactgtgacctcacaaagcatgtttttggccataacttagGAATTCTTGTGCTGATTTTGACAAAatatcacacaaatgtctaactggATAGAATAACGaactgttgatgttttatttccaaaaggtcaaaggtcagcttgactgtgacatcataatgttctgcgtAAAACTtatttctggccattactcaatgtcagcgtcgacatttggtcagatactataTTGGTGACACtctcttgaaactgtgctgattttatAGATCGTCTGtgactggtttgtggaggcTTACAACCacaaggcggtaattctagttccTTACCAACCTCTTCCAttccttcttttcctccttcctctttctttcttttctgtttcgtccttgtgtttgttctgtgtttcttcTGTCCACTAGGTAAACTGAAACCAGAAAGCATCTTGATTTTCAgtatagataaaataaaagcaaacaggCATTAGCAGCGAGTGTTTCCTTCAGGCCTTGGGATGATGAGACCCTCAGCCAGGCCTATGACGTCCTCCTGGATGAGTTGGTCCTCCCTCCCTCGGCTCCTGGAGGAAAGGTGGAGTTTCGCCGCTCTTTGACTCTCAGCTTCCTCTTCAAATTCTACCTGGAAGTCCTGCAGAAACTCAGGGAAATGGTAGGTGAAGGcactgattaaaaataaaaagacattgcATTGTGTTATTTGCCTCAAACGTACATTTTTAGAGACTTACAAAGAGTTTCTGTGCATAGAACGTGATTACAGATGAGCTTCCTGAGAAGATGCCGGTCCATCCTTTACCCAGAGAGATTCAACCCAGCCTGCAGGAGTTCCAGGTCAGAAAATATCAAAGCATTTTCACAGTTTGATGAAACACCCGCTGCAAAAAAAAACTAGCAGTAAACAAGGTTTATTTGCAGGGAAATACCTGActacctcttcttcttcttctccagcATGTGTCAAAGGACCAGAGTGACCAGGACCCAGTGGGGCGCCCCGTCATGCATCGCTCTGCCATCAGCCAGGCCACAGGTGAGGCCGTGTACTGTGATGACATCCCGAGAACGGATGGTGAGCTCTTCCTGGCTCTGGTCACCAGCTCTCGTGCACATGCTAAAATCACGTAAGGAGAAAGGAAGATGATCTCTGAGCCACTTTTTGTTTGACTACACAACCagtgttaaatatttgtttcatttaacAGCGGGCTGGATGTGAGCGAGGCTCTGCAGGTTCCCGGTGTTGTCGATGTTATCAGGGCCAAAGATATTCCTGGGCAGAAAGTTCGGAAGATGTTTGGTTATGATGAGGAGCTATTTGCCGAAACCGAGGTAGAGTGTGAGTGCATGCACATCCCTTTTTtatggtgtgtgtatgtatatgcaaaagtttgggcacccctggtcagcccaaagcatcatccatccaccctcgtgtttaacagttggacaggtgtcccTTCTTTCTCCGagcatacctttgctcattgcatccaaaaagttttattttaacttcatcagtctaGTTtcgatgttcctttgcaaacttctgacgcTGAATTTTGTggcacaggaaaggttttcttccgATGactagaacagtgcaccaccactccagagactgagaaatcttcctgcaggtcttttgcagtcaaacgaGGGTTCTGATTTCCCTTTCTAACAGTattatttctgttgctgttcaTTCCGACTTAGTTATGGTAAAGACCTTTGAATTTAAGGCTCTGGTGAAAGCTACGTCCCCGTCACCAGTGTCTATAACTGGTTCCTTTGTAGGTGTCCTGCGTCGGCCAGAGGATATGTGCGGTGGTCGCTGATACGAGGGTACACGCTAGACAGGGAGCAGCGGCTGTGAAGATCAGCTATGAGGACCTGCCTGACCCGGTTTTCACCCAAGAGGTCTGTGAAGTCCAGCTGTTACTGTCATTAAACTAATCCAGCACAAGATGCTGTTTTTCAGATACTTGCTCCAgatgttaaaggataacttcggtattttttaACTGGGACCCTATTTCCTTGTGTAAATTAGTCAAAGAGACTGATGTGAACAGGTCTGCATTCACAGTGTAGACAGGAGTGTTTggatccatttgtagcacaacgaGCCAAAACTTCAGTGTGTCCATGTCCGATGAAGATAGTTGATGAAGTGTAGGTCCTCATTTTGAAAGCACTGGTCGGAAATGCCACATTTTTCCACATACATACGGGCAGCAGTCAAATTCAAAAGCCTCATCCATAGTATTGAAATCCAGTGAATAATcttcctcacctatggtcatgtgctccaggtagtgaccgaaagaatgagattgtggatacaagtggccgataTGAGTTTCCTTACAGGTAAGGTCAGAAGCTCGGACTAGAGCCGCTGCTTCTTCGTgacaaaaggggtcagttgaggtggttcgggcatccttctgggtgcctcctgttggaAGTGttccgggcatgtcccactggagGGAGGCCTCGGGGCAGactcagaacacactggagggattacatatctcatctggcctttgAACGCCTCGGgctcccccaggaggagctggaaagcgttgccggggagagggatgtctagggtgctttgcttggcctgctgcccccgtgacttgtgtctctttgaccAGTTTACACAGGGAAACAGggttcaggttgaaaaatgccgaagttttcctttaagcGTGCTTGAAAGTTTGGAATTAACACTTTCTGCAAGTAAAATGTGCGCGACTTGACATTGCAGCTTCTTATTGTGTTTCTTTCTGTGACAGGAAGCCATTGAGAGGTCGTCTTTCTTTGAGCCTCAGAGGAGGATTGAGAGAGGAGATGTGACCAAAGCCTTTCAAACTGTTGATCAGGTTCATGAAGGTAAAGTCTGTTTAAGGAATGAGTGAAATTTGGTGACTTTTGTCTCAGACCTGAGACCTGAAAAAAATTGAGTACTATGACTGATCCCATGTATATAAAACAGAACCAGACTTTTTTCGTTCGTCCAATGGTTTTTGTAATCATTTCCTCAGGAGAGTTTCGGATGGGTGGCCAGGAGCATTTCTACATGGAGACCCAGAGCATGCTGGTTGTTCCTGTTGGTGAGGAGAAGGAGTTCAGAGCTTACGTCTCCACCCAGTGGCCGACGTTAACTCAGGTACACAGATACTTTCATAGTAAAGTTATTTCATACTTATTAGATTgatgtggtcaaaggtcactgtgaccttgcgtccgtcttattcttgtgaacgtgatatctcaagaacacctcgagggattttttttttcttttcaaatttggcacaaacgtccacttggactcagtgacaaactgatcagattttggcggttgaaggtcactgtgaccttgcgtacGTGTCACTCttatgaacatgatatctcaagaacacctcaagggattttttttttcttttcaaatttggcacaaacgtccacttggactcagcaccAAACTTATTAGATTGATGtcgtcaaaggtcactgtgaccttgcgtccatcttattcttgtgaatgtgatatctcaagaacaccttgagggatttttttttcttttcaattgtgccacaaacgtccacttggactcagcgacaaactgattattttttggtggtcagaagtcactgtgaccttgtgtccatctcatttttgtgtacatgatatctcaagaacactttgagggaatttcctcaaatttggcacaaacgtccacttggactcagcgcCAAACTTATTAGATTgatgtggtcaaaggtcactgtgaccttgtgtccatctcattcttgtgtacatgatatctcaaaaacactttggggaatttcctcaaatttggcacaaatgttcacttgaacttaacaataaactgattagattttggtagtcaaatgtcaaaggtcctgtgaccttgcatccatctcattcttgtgaacgtgatatctcaagaacaccttgagggattttttttcttttcaaatttggcacaaacgtccacttggactcaacgatgaactgatcagattttggtggttaaaggtcactgtgaccttgcatacGTCTCACTCTTGTGAAAGcgttatctcaagaacactttgagggaatttcctcaaatatggcacaaatgtccacttgggctCAGCAGTGAACtgtttagattttggtggtcaaaagtcactgtgaccttgtgtccatctcattcttgtgtacgtgatatctcaagaacactttgaggtaatttcctcaaatttgacacaaatgctCACTTGAAtttaatgatgaactgatgagagtgtggtggtcaaatgtcaaaggtcctgtgacctcacagttaaaaaaaaagtcttgattGACTCTGATACTGACCTTTGAGAACAGATGGGGACATCCTTTGTAAATATGTTCTAAGATTTCTATTCATTTCTTCAATAAAGAGACAGAAGAGAGTTCATGATGCATCATCATCTCATGAACGTGTTATTTTTAGACTGACATTGATCATAAAATGTTGATAGCTTTTCATTAACATCACTACCATTGCTGAAAGAGAAATCAGAGGTGAGGTGGATTGTTGTCGTTTGCTTTGTCTCATTTTCCTGACTTCAGACCGCAATAGCGGAGACCCTGGGCATCCCGTCCAACAGGGTCACCTGTCACATCAAAAGGATAGGCGGAGCTTTTGGCGGAAAGATCATTACAACTGCGACACTGGCTTCCATTACCTCTGTGGCTGCATGGAAGTAAGTCACAGTGAATTAAACTACAACAAACAGGATCAGAAATTTCTTGTCAATTTCAAAAGTGATCAGTGAGTACAGAAAACATTCACAGTGACATGATGGGAATCAAAGCAAAGCAGGAGATGTTGTGagttcttctttttctgtttagGACCAATCGTGCAGTGCGCTGTGTCCTGGAGCGAGGAGAGGACATGTTGATCACGGGAGGCCGTCACCCTGTCCTGGCAAAATACAAAGTACACACTTTGGCTTTCATTTCAGCAAGGTTCTCAAGAAAAATCTTTCAATCAGACCTCGGGGTTCGAGGCTCTGCAAAGGTTCCCAAGATAAACCCGAAAAATTATCCTAGATGAATAAATACTGGATACTTTGTCTTTTCCTTAAAACTGAACCATTTGAGAAGGGAATGCTGCATCACTCTGAAATGCTTAACGCGAAGGCCATAATTGTCATGGCGGctaacattcaaacagtgcttcaaattttggcacaaacgtccactttgagtcaaggatcaACTGATTACGTTTTGGTGGttgaggtcaaggtcactgtgaccttgcattcatCTCTTTCTTGAGAAtgtgatacctcaagaacaacttgagggaactttttcaaatttggcacaaacgtctacttggactcaaagatgaactgagcagattctggtggtcaaaggtcactaaAACCTCACGTCTGTCTCATTCACATGACTGCAATATCTTAAGAGGacttgagggttttttttttttttcaaatgtcgCACAAACGTCTACTTATAGTCAAACTTGAAGGTCACTATTACTTTGCATACGTCTTATTCTTGAGaacataatatc contains:
- the aox6 gene encoding aldehyde oxidase 6 codes for the protein MSAEKGGNTLCFFVNGKKVTENHADPETMLLPFLREKLRLTGTKYGCGGGGCGACTVMLSRYQPATKTIIHHSANACLLPICQLHGAAVTTVEGIGSTKTRIHPVQERIAKAHGSQCGFCTPGMVMSMYSLLRNKPQPTMEDITQALAGNLCRCTGYRPIVDGCRTFCQEANCCQANGSADCCLNTQEITEEPEHGKPQLFDKEDFLPLDPTQELIFPPELILMAETANPQTLTFHGERMNWVSPASLEELVQLKTRNPKAPLVMGNTNIGPDIKFKGILYPLIISPTRVTELFEVTQTPQGVWVGAGCTLTEVRSHLENLVPQVTEEKTELFRALIQQLGNVGSQQIRNVASLGGNIMSAYPNSDLNPVLAAGNCKVNVVSNGGRREVPLNQDFFVSFGKTILKPEEIVLSVFIPFSRKGEFVRAFRQAPRKESSFSTVTTGMRVFFSEGSRVVRDVSIYYGGMGPTTVSATKTCAAITTRPWDDETLSQAYDVLLDELVLPPSAPGGKVEFRRSLTLSFLFKFYLEVLQKLREMNVITDELPEKMPVHPLPREIQPSLQEFQHVSKDQSDQDPVGRPVMHRSAISQATGEAVYCDDIPRTDGELFLALVTSSRAHAKITGLDVSEALQVPGVVDVIRAKDIPGQKVRKMFGYDEELFAETEVSCVGQRICAVVADTRVHARQGAAAVKISYEDLPDPVFTQEEAIERSSFFEPQRRIERGDVTKAFQTVDQVHEGEFRMGGQEHFYMETQSMLVVPVGEEKEFRAYVSTQWPTLTQTAIAETLGIPSNRVTCHIKRIGGAFGGKIITTATLASITSVAAWKTNRAVRCVLERGEDMLITGGRHPVLAKYKVGFMNDGRIVAADIQYYTNAGYTVDESILVVEKILLHFDNAYNIPNLRGHGAACRTNLPSNTAFRGFGVPQSLMVMEIMINDVAMVLGRPADQIREINMYKGPSVTHYKFEFDPENMLRCWEECKGKSDYSARRRAVDQFNQQNRWKKRGMAIIPIKYGIAFGESFLNQAGALVHIYKDGSVLVTHGGTEMGQGLHTKIQQVASRELHIPHSKIYISETSTNTVPNTCPSAASFGTDANGMAVKIACQTLYQRLEPIRQKDPKGSWESWITAAFFEKISLSATGFYRGPDLYMDWDKMEGQPYAYFTYGACCCEVELDCLTGDYRTVRTDLVVDIGRSVNPSVDIGQIEGAFMQGLGLYTLEELKFSPSGLLYTRGPSQYKIPALCDLPLRFNVYLLSDSFNPHAIYSSKGIGEPVLFLGSSVFFAIKDAVAAARSESGLAGPFPLDSPATPERACLACCSPFTQKIPASKPGSFKPWALNI